Proteins from a genomic interval of Clostridium cochlearium:
- a CDS encoding chromate transporter: MKKLLTMFWSFFKIGAFTFGGGYAMVSLMEREVVNTKEWMSKEEFIDTLVISQSLPGTFAVNTSIFIGYKIAGTMGAIMALLGTVLPSFFTIIIIATFFMQFRNNYYVDLAFKGISPAVPALVLIAVISLAKAVEKNVRNIILIIITVLLISFFKVHPVIVIIASAIYGVIYYRERV; the protein is encoded by the coding sequence ATGAAAAAATTATTAACTATGTTTTGGAGCTTTTTCAAAATAGGGGCCTTTACCTTTGGCGGGGGTTACGCTATGGTTTCTTTAATGGAAAGGGAAGTAGTAAATACAAAAGAGTGGATGAGCAAAGAAGAATTTATAGATACTTTAGTTATATCTCAATCTCTTCCAGGCACATTTGCTGTAAATACTTCAATTTTTATAGGATATAAGATAGCTGGAACAATGGGTGCTATTATGGCACTTTTAGGTACGGTACTGCCCTCCTTTTTTACAATTATAATTATAGCTACTTTTTTTATGCAGTTTAGAAACAATTATTATGTAGACTTAGCATTTAAAGGAATTTCACCAGCAGTTCCTGCACTTGTGTTAATAGCTGTTATTAGTTTAGCTAAGGCTGTTGAGAAAAATGTTAGAAATATTATATTAATTATAATAACTGTATTACTTATAAGTTTCTTTAAAGTACATCCTGTTATTGTAATAATAGCTTCTGCTATTTATGGAGTTATTTATTACAGGGAAAGGGTGTGA
- a CDS encoding sodium ion-translocating decarboxylase subunit beta: MNFSFKYIIIKLLKESGFTALTWQQLVMILIAFILIYLAIKKEFEPLLLLPISFGVLLANLPVTGIMSGPLANSSEPGGLLYYLYQGVKLGIYPSLIFLGIGAMTDFGPLIARPSSLFLGAAAQFGVVMAFIIAIALGFSPQGAASIGIIGGADGPTAIFLTTRLAPELLPAIAIAAYSYMALIPLIQPPLMKLITTEKERKIKMEQLREVSKLEKIVFPIVVTVLTILLLPSVAPLIGMLMMGNLFKESGVVDRLSSTAQNALINIVTIFLGTTVGATARADRFLRPETLKIIALGLIAFAFSTIGGLLLGKLMCFLSGGKINPLIGSAGVSAVPMAARVSQVEGQKANPTNYLLMHAMGPNVAGVIGSAVAAGVLLALFG; this comes from the coding sequence ATATCTAGCTATCAAAAAAGAGTTTGAACCTCTTTTGCTTTTGCCTATATCCTTTGGTGTTCTATTAGCTAATTTACCAGTTACAGGAATAATGTCTGGTCCTCTAGCTAATTCTTCGGAACCAGGTGGATTACTTTACTATTTGTATCAAGGTGTTAAGTTAGGAATTTATCCTTCTTTAATATTTTTAGGAATTGGTGCAATGACAGACTTTGGTCCTCTTATCGCTAGACCTTCAAGTTTATTTCTAGGTGCTGCAGCTCAATTTGGTGTTGTTATGGCCTTTATTATTGCAATTGCATTAGGCTTTTCACCTCAGGGCGCAGCTTCTATAGGTATTATTGGTGGAGCAGATGGTCCTACTGCAATATTTTTAACTACAAGACTTGCTCCAGAATTGCTACCAGCCATAGCCATTGCAGCTTATTCTTATATGGCTTTAATTCCTCTTATTCAGCCTCCTTTAATGAAACTTATAACTACAGAAAAAGAAAGAAAAATTAAGATGGAACAACTAAGAGAAGTATCTAAACTAGAAAAAATAGTATTTCCTATAGTTGTAACAGTACTTACAATTTTATTACTTCCTTCTGTAGCACCTCTTATAGGAATGTTGATGATGGGAAATTTATTTAAAGAATCTGGAGTTGTGGACAGACTTTCTTCCACAGCACAAAATGCATTAATTAATATAGTTACCATTTTTCTTGGTACTACTGTAGGTGCTACTGCTAGAGCAGACAGATTTTTAAGACCAGAAACTTTAAAAATTATAGCTCTTGGACTTATTGCCTTTGCTTTTAGCACTATAGGTGGATTACTTTTAGGAAAACTTATGTGCTTTTTATCTGGAGGAAAAATCAATCCTCTTATAGGTTCCGCTGGTGTTTCAGCAGTTCCAATGGCTGCAAGAGTTTCTCAGGTTGAAGGACAAAAAGCAAACCCAACAAATTACCTTCTTATGCACGCAATGGGTCCTAATGTAGCAGGAGTTATAGGTTCTGCTGTTGCTGCTGGAGTATTATTAGCCTTGTTTGGATAG
- a CDS encoding YaaR family protein has protein sequence MEISRIGNRTQVSSKEDTKAISSKKSFSQSFNFARERRTEQELKKMFEDIKKKGERLVTTKCYVDVIRYKKMIKEYLESVLNFMYGVKKDISFWQTQYFITVETIDEKLEELTQALLNDQKENLDIASSIDEITGLLVDIYK, from the coding sequence TTGGAAATATCGAGAATAGGTAATAGAACACAGGTAAGTTCTAAAGAAGATACTAAAGCAATTAGTAGTAAGAAAAGTTTTTCTCAAAGCTTTAACTTTGCAAGAGAAAGAAGAACAGAACAAGAACTTAAAAAAATGTTTGAAGATATAAAGAAAAAAGGGGAAAGACTGGTAACAACTAAATGTTATGTAGATGTTATTCGCTATAAAAAAATGATAAAAGAATATCTAGAATCAGTTTTAAACTTTATGTACGGTGTTAAAAAGGATATTAGCTTTTGGCAGACTCAATATTTTATCACTGTGGAAACCATAGATGAAAAGTTGGAAGAATTAACTCAAGCTTTATTAAATGATCAAAAAGAAAACTTAGATATAGCTAGCAGCATAGATGAAATAACAGGATTATTAGTGGATATTTATAAATAA
- a CDS encoding cation-translocating P-type ATPase, which produces MWFDKSAEDALKEYSSNVENGLTEQQVKESREKYGPNELKGKGKKSIFRMLFEQLNDMLIYILLAAALISGFLGETSDAIIIFLVIILNSVIGVVQESKAEKALEALKKMSTPKAMVRRDGELKEIPSEEVVPGDIIILDAGRYIPCDLRLIETASLKVEESALTGESVPVDKDASLVLSGEDTALGDQKNMAFMSTLATYGRGVGIAVATGMDTEIGKIAKMLDTEEKNLTPLQRKLEELGKTLGLGALAICALMFGVGLIQRRDMFEMFLTAISLAVAAIPEGLPAIVTIVLAMGVQKMIKKNAIVRKLPAVETLGAVNVICSDKTGTLTQNKMTVTKFYADTDYGDISTLDIEKPGHKLLLENLILCNDATYSESTQTGDPTEIALLEAGYKYGIKKEELEASHGRLNELPFDSDRKLMTTVNKYGEYIYVMTKGAIDNLFNICTHVYKNGEVIELTEDIKNEFMESANNMSKDALRVLGGAYKKISQDEINQDNLESNLILIGLVGMIDPPREEVKDSIKECKKSGIKTIMITGDHKDTALAIAKELAIAEDESQAVFGKELDKMSDEELSQRIDNLRVFARVSPEHKVRIVKAFKEKGNIVSMTGDGVNDAPSLKIADVGVAMGITGTDVAKGASDVILTDDNFSTIVAAVKEGRNIFNNIKKSIVFLLSCNIGEIISLFFAILLGWPAPLRPIHLLWVNLITDSLPALSLGVDPGDPDVMDEKPRDPKASLFAGGTGVFLILNGFLIGFLTLAAFIVGIKVYTNSTTLFPLIPENVSKEALTHAQTMAFVVLSVSQLFHALNLRHPKKSIFQLGVFTNKYLIGSIIFGIILQDVVITIPFLANIFKVYDLLPKDWLLVGILSVIPLALNEIAKIFLRAKSK; this is translated from the coding sequence ATGTGGTTTGACAAAAGTGCAGAAGATGCATTAAAGGAGTATTCTTCTAATGTTGAAAATGGACTAACAGAGCAGCAAGTAAAAGAATCTAGAGAAAAATATGGGCCAAATGAGCTTAAAGGAAAAGGTAAAAAATCTATATTTAGAATGCTTTTTGAGCAATTAAATGATATGTTAATTTACATACTTTTAGCTGCAGCTTTAATTTCAGGTTTTTTAGGAGAAACCAGTGATGCAATAATAATTTTTCTAGTTATAATATTAAACTCAGTAATTGGTGTAGTTCAAGAGTCAAAAGCAGAAAAAGCATTAGAAGCTTTAAAGAAGATGTCCACCCCTAAGGCAATGGTTAGAAGGGATGGAGAGCTTAAAGAAATTCCTTCAGAAGAAGTAGTGCCTGGGGATATAATAATTTTAGATGCAGGAAGATATATTCCCTGTGATCTAAGGCTTATAGAAACCGCCTCATTAAAAGTTGAAGAATCAGCCTTAACAGGAGAATCCGTTCCAGTAGATAAGGATGCAAGTTTAGTTTTAAGTGGAGAGGATACAGCACTAGGAGATCAAAAGAACATGGCTTTTATGTCTACTTTAGCTACCTATGGAAGAGGAGTAGGTATAGCAGTAGCCACAGGTATGGATACGGAAATTGGTAAAATAGCAAAAATGTTAGATACAGAAGAAAAAAATTTAACACCACTACAAAGAAAATTAGAGGAACTTGGGAAAACTTTAGGACTAGGAGCACTAGCTATTTGTGCTTTAATGTTTGGAGTTGGACTAATTCAAAGAAGAGATATGTTTGAAATGTTTTTAACAGCTATAAGTTTGGCAGTAGCGGCAATACCAGAAGGACTTCCTGCCATAGTAACTATAGTTTTGGCTATGGGAGTTCAAAAAATGATAAAGAAAAATGCCATAGTAAGAAAACTTCCAGCAGTAGAAACCTTAGGAGCTGTTAATGTAATTTGTTCAGATAAAACAGGAACATTAACTCAAAATAAAATGACTGTTACTAAATTTTATGCAGATACTGATTATGGAGACATATCTACATTAGATATAGAAAAACCTGGTCATAAACTTTTATTAGAAAACTTAATACTATGTAATGATGCCACTTATTCAGAATCCACACAAACAGGAGATCCAACAGAAATAGCATTATTAGAAGCAGGTTATAAATATGGTATAAAAAAGGAAGAATTAGAAGCAAGTCATGGAAGATTAAATGAATTACCTTTTGATTCAGATAGAAAATTAATGACCACTGTAAATAAATATGGTGAGTACATATACGTTATGACCAAGGGAGCCATAGACAATTTATTTAATATATGTACCCATGTTTATAAAAATGGTGAAGTTATAGAGCTTACAGAAGATATAAAAAATGAGTTTATGGAAAGTGCTAACAATATGTCAAAGGATGCACTAAGAGTTTTAGGTGGAGCTTATAAAAAGATATCTCAAGATGAAATAAACCAAGATAATTTAGAAAGTAATTTGATATTAATAGGACTTGTGGGAATGATAGACCCTCCAAGAGAAGAAGTTAAGGATTCTATTAAGGAATGTAAAAAATCAGGTATAAAAACTATAATGATTACAGGTGACCATAAGGATACAGCATTAGCTATAGCAAAGGAATTAGCCATAGCAGAAGATGAATCTCAAGCTGTTTTTGGAAAAGAATTAGATAAAATGTCTGATGAAGAGTTAAGCCAAAGAATAGATAACTTAAGAGTTTTTGCAAGGGTTTCTCCAGAACATAAGGTGAGAATAGTAAAAGCTTTTAAAGAAAAGGGAAATATAGTATCTATGACAGGTGATGGAGTTAATGATGCACCTTCCCTAAAAATAGCAGATGTAGGTGTTGCTATGGGTATTACAGGAACAGACGTAGCTAAGGGAGCTTCGGATGTAATTCTTACAGACGATAATTTTTCTACTATAGTTGCTGCAGTAAAGGAAGGTAGAAATATATTTAATAACATAAAAAAATCTATAGTATTTTTACTATCCTGTAATATAGGTGAAATTATATCCTTGTTCTTTGCAATACTTTTAGGTTGGCCAGCACCATTAAGACCAATTCATCTTTTATGGGTTAACCTTATAACAGATAGTTTACCAGCATTATCCCTAGGAGTAGACCCAGGGGACCCAGATGTAATGGATGAAAAACCAAGGGATCCAAAGGCTAGTCTTTTTGCAGGAGGCACAGGTGTATTCTTAATATTAAATGGATTTTTAATAGGATTTTTAACATTAGCAGCTTTTATAGTTGGAATTAAAGTTTATACAAATAGCACTACACTATTTCCACTAATACCTGAGAATGTGTCAAAAGAAGCATTGACTCATGCTCAAACTATGGCTTTTGTTGTTTTAAGTGTATCTCAACTATTCCATGCACTAAACTTAAGACATCCTAAAAAATCCATATTCCAATTAGGAGTATTTACTAATAAGTATTTAATTGGATCTATAATTTTTGGTATAATATTACAAGATGTAGTTATAACAATACCTTTCTTAGCAAATATATTTAAAGTATATGACCTATTGCCAAAAGACTGGTTACTTGTTGGAATACTTTCTGTAATACCTTTAGCTTTAAATGAAATAGCAAAAATATTTTTAAGAGCTAAAAGCAAATAA
- a CDS encoding nucleoside triphosphate pyrophosphohydrolase: MKIYNKLVRDNIPEIIEKDGKKFDIRYAQKEELISLLEAKLQEEAKEFSEDKNLEELADLMEVIFGLCSAIGYSEEDLMAKRKAKAEKRGAFKKGIVLERVYED; encoded by the coding sequence TTGAAAATATATAATAAATTAGTGAGAGATAATATACCTGAAATAATAGAAAAAGACGGAAAAAAATTTGATATAAGATATGCTCAGAAAGAAGAATTAATTTCTTTATTAGAAGCTAAACTTCAAGAAGAAGCAAAGGAATTTTCTGAGGATAAAAATCTAGAAGAATTAGCAGATTTAATGGAAGTTATATTTGGTCTTTGTAGTGCTATAGGTTATTCTGAGGAAGATCTTATGGCTAAAAGAAAAGCTAAAGCTGAAAAAAGAGGTGCCTTTAAAAAAGGTATAGTTTTAGAAAGAGTTTATGAAGATTAA
- a CDS encoding alkaline phosphatase produces the protein MFKSRRKKFITFFLSLVLMLSFSLVSNFNKVAASPSKAKNVILLIPDGTGITHTTLARWYKGGEPLAMDEIACGLIRTYSSDAVIADSAPAATAMATGYKSHTGFISVLPDVANMPLVEPIKKGEERRPVASILEGAKLNGMATGIVATCELPHATPASFASHYPNRKAYDTLSEQIVYNDVDVLLTGGRDVLVPEKRADKEDMISILQNKGYDIVKNVEELRNTDATKVCGLFAPMALDYEFDRSYEQPSLSTMTQKAIDILSNNKKDGFFLMVEGSKIDWASHANDPVGIISDALAFDDAVSVALNFAKKDKNTVVIVAPDHSNGGMSIGDSALDKTYDNQPLSTIIGPLKKAKLTGEGIGKKLNADRSNIKEVMLAYYGIDDLTTEEEQSIKTCDINKVIDTVGPMISKRAHIGWTTKGHSGEEVGLYVYHPKGIRPTGVIQNTDVNKYMCEVLDINLQDVTDKLFLQAEKAFKEKGATISVDSSDTENLVLVVTKDDTTIKFPQNKNIAIIGDEIIELPGVTVYTGTKENIEIAKWYLSNKAINLIK, from the coding sequence ATGTTTAAATCTAGGAGGAAAAAGTTTATTACGTTTTTCCTATCATTAGTTCTAATGTTAAGCTTTTCATTAGTATCTAACTTTAATAAGGTAGCAGCAAGTCCTAGTAAAGCTAAAAACGTTATTTTGCTAATTCCAGATGGCACTGGAATTACTCACACCACTCTAGCAAGATGGTATAAAGGTGGCGAACCTCTAGCTATGGATGAAATTGCCTGTGGCCTTATTAGAACCTATTCTTCTGATGCCGTAATTGCAGACTCAGCTCCAGCAGCTACTGCCATGGCAACAGGTTATAAATCACACACTGGGTTTATTTCTGTACTTCCCGATGTAGCCAATATGCCTTTAGTAGAACCCATAAAAAAAGGAGAAGAAAGGCGTCCCGTTGCTTCTATATTAGAGGGTGCTAAATTAAATGGAATGGCAACAGGTATTGTAGCAACTTGCGAATTACCTCATGCAACTCCTGCAAGTTTTGCTTCCCATTACCCAAATAGAAAAGCATATGATACTTTAAGTGAACAGATAGTATATAATGATGTAGATGTTTTATTAACAGGAGGACGTGATGTTTTAGTTCCTGAAAAAAGAGCTGATAAAGAGGATATGATTAGCATTTTACAAAATAAAGGATATGATATTGTTAAAAATGTAGAAGAGTTAAGAAATACTGACGCTACAAAGGTTTGTGGTCTTTTTGCACCTATGGCTTTAGATTATGAATTTGATAGATCTTATGAACAACCAAGTCTTTCTACTATGACTCAAAAAGCTATTGATATCTTATCCAACAATAAAAAAGATGGATTTTTCTTAATGGTAGAAGGCAGTAAAATAGACTGGGCTTCTCATGCTAATGATCCAGTAGGAATTATTAGTGATGCTTTAGCCTTTGATGATGCTGTTTCAGTAGCATTAAATTTTGCAAAGAAAGATAAAAACACTGTAGTTATAGTTGCTCCTGATCACAGTAATGGTGGTATGAGTATTGGGGATTCTGCTTTAGATAAAACCTACGATAACCAACCTCTTTCAACTATAATAGGACCTCTTAAAAAAGCAAAGCTTACAGGAGAAGGCATAGGTAAAAAACTAAATGCAGATAGAAGTAATATAAAAGAAGTTATGTTAGCATATTATGGTATAGATGATTTAACAACTGAAGAAGAGCAATCTATAAAAACTTGTGATATTAATAAAGTTATTGATACTGTAGGACCTATGATAAGCAAAAGAGCTCATATAGGTTGGACTACAAAAGGTCATTCTGGTGAAGAAGTGGGATTATATGTTTATCATCCAAAGGGCATAAGACCTACAGGAGTTATCCAAAATACTGATGTTAACAAATATATGTGTGAAGTTCTAGATATAAATCTTCAAGATGTTACAGATAAACTATTCCTTCAAGCTGAAAAAGCTTTTAAAGAAAAAGGAGCCACCATTTCTGTAGATTCTAGTGATACAGAAAATTTAGTTCTTGTAGTAACTAAAGATGATACAACAATAAAGTTTCCACAAAATAAAAATATAGCTATTATAGGAGATGAAATTATAGAATTACCTGGAGTTACTGTTTATACTGGAACAAAAGAAAATATAGAAATAGCTAAATGGTATTTATCTAATAAAGCTATAAATTTAATTAAATAA
- a CDS encoding zinc ribbon domain-containing protein, producing MFMLPMILISTTILAIIAAIIYAILRITRKNNGQDYEGESPYKKLFYAFLAILAVILVFFLIGFNVDSGCYGFPLFGTVASIISPIIFLLMFLGFFIILILIGRFVYYDAKSRGMDPWLWLLVVIFVPNFIGLIIYLIVRSYNTNDTNTYNKRCSKCGSSVREDYNICPNCGENLKKKCEYCGQVVDENWNICPHCGNNLSK from the coding sequence ATGTTTATGTTACCAATGATTTTGATATCAACAACTATATTAGCTATAATAGCAGCTATAATATATGCAATTTTACGTATTACAAGAAAAAATAATGGACAAGACTACGAAGGTGAAAGTCCATATAAAAAACTTTTTTATGCATTTTTAGCTATTTTAGCAGTGATTTTAGTGTTCTTTTTAATTGGTTTTAATGTTGATTCTGGTTGTTATGGGTTCCCATTGTTTGGAACAGTGGCCTCTATAATTTCACCTATAATATTTTTACTAATGTTTTTAGGTTTCTTTATTATATTAATATTAATTGGAAGATTTGTTTATTATGATGCTAAAAGTAGAGGGATGGATCCATGGTTATGGCTTTTAGTTGTAATATTTGTACCTAACTTTATAGGCTTAATAATTTACTTAATAGTAAGAAGTTATAATACAAATGATACCAATACTTATAATAAAAGATGTTCTAAATGTGGTAGTAGTGTAAGAGAGGATTATAATATTTGTCCTAATTGTGGAGAGAATTTAAAAAAGAAATGTGAATATTGTGGACAAGTAGTAGATGAAAACTGGAATATATGTCCTCATTGTGGAAATAATTTATCAAAATAA
- a CDS encoding RNA polymerase sigma factor → MGKEQEGDNLYEKNIHSIYKKDKDLAIKILINEYKDFVYGFSFYLCKNSMESDDLFQDTWVKVLKNIDKYTWNDRFEPWIRTICLNTYKDKYRKSKRWLNIIKHYFNEEKKEKEIINFPSKNNLPEKEIIKNEEKELLKKAVNKLKDDYRIPIILYYFERVSYKEISEIMLIPEGTIKSRLNKARKLLKEYVEVELNG, encoded by the coding sequence TTGGGAAAGGAGCAAGAAGGTGATAATTTATATGAAAAAAATATACATAGCATATATAAAAAAGATAAAGATTTAGCCATAAAAATCCTAATAAATGAATATAAGGATTTTGTTTATGGATTTTCCTTTTACTTATGTAAAAATTCTATGGAAAGTGATGATTTATTTCAAGATACTTGGGTTAAGGTTTTAAAAAATATAGATAAATATACATGGAATGATAGATTTGAACCATGGATAAGAACAATATGCTTAAATACATATAAAGACAAATACAGAAAATCTAAAAGATGGCTTAATATTATTAAACATTACTTTAATGAAGAAAAAAAAGAGAAAGAAATAATTAATTTTCCTTCTAAAAATAATTTGCCAGAAAAAGAAATTATAAAAAATGAAGAAAAAGAGCTATTAAAAAAGGCAGTAAATAAATTAAAAGATGATTATAGAATTCCTATTATACTATATTATTTTGAAAGAGTTAGTTATAAAGAAATATCAGAAATAATGCTTATACCTGAAGGAACTATAAAGTCCAGACTAAATAAAGCTAGAAAACTTTTAAAGGAATATGTGGAGGTGGAATTAAATGGATGA
- a CDS encoding chromate transporter codes for MKNLILLFWSFLKIGAFSFGGGYAMITLIEREIVDHRAWINAQEFRDIIGISQMTPGPVSINSATFVGYKIGGVLGSLCATLGVVTVSFTLVFIVSHYLIKFKESKIVKSALLGMRPTLIGLIISAVLSLSKGVYSDIKSIVIVLITLGLLLWDKIHPIIIIIISAVMGIIFYGYL; via the coding sequence GTGAAAAACTTAATATTATTATTTTGGTCTTTTCTAAAGATAGGAGCCTTTAGCTTTGGAGGCGGCTATGCTATGATTACTTTAATAGAGAGAGAAATTGTGGATCATAGGGCATGGATTAATGCTCAAGAGTTTAGGGATATAATAGGTATTTCACAAATGACCCCAGGACCTGTATCTATAAATTCTGCAACTTTTGTAGGATATAAAATAGGCGGAGTTTTAGGTAGTCTATGTGCAACCCTAGGAGTTGTTACTGTATCTTTTACATTAGTTTTTATAGTATCTCACTATTTAATTAAATTTAAAGAATCTAAAATAGTAAAATCTGCACTGCTTGGCATGAGACCAACATTAATAGGACTTATAATATCTGCTGTTCTATCTCTTTCAAAAGGTGTTTATAGCGATATAAAAAGCATTGTAATAGTCCTCATAACATTGGGGCTACTTTTGTGGGATAAGATACATCCTATAATAATTATTATTATATCTGCAGTAATGGGTATAATTTTTTATGGATATTTGTAA